From Bacillus sp. FSL K6-3431, the proteins below share one genomic window:
- a CDS encoding GntR family transcriptional regulator — MKQLIDDGRPIFIQIAERIEDDIIEGGLPEETQVPSTNQFAAFYKINPATAAKGVNLLVDEGILYKKRGIGMFVAEGARVKVMEKRKELFFEQYIITMMQEAEKLGITADQLTDMIRRGDKR; from the coding sequence TTGAAACAATTAATTGATGATGGGCGTCCGATTTTCATTCAAATCGCAGAACGTATAGAAGATGACATTATTGAAGGAGGGCTACCTGAGGAAACACAGGTTCCTTCAACGAATCAGTTCGCTGCCTTTTATAAAATTAATCCTGCCACAGCGGCAAAAGGCGTCAATCTATTAGTAGATGAAGGCATTTTATATAAAAAGCGAGGGATCGGGATGTTCGTAGCGGAAGGTGCACGTGTAAAAGTAATGGAGAAAAGAAAAGAATTATTTTTCGAACAATATATCATTACAATGATGCAAGAGGCTGAAAAACTTGGAATTACCGCTGACCAACTGACAGATATGATTCGGAGAGGGGATAAGAGATGA
- a CDS encoding AAC(3) family N-acetyltransferase, whose protein sequence is MLTKEKLKQAFKGMGIKEGMVLAVHTSLGSVGYIEGGPIIVIESLLKILGDDGTLVMPSMTSGEEVFDPKKTPTDEMGIVAETFWKMPLVKRSSHPNSSFAAKGKYAEEIISEQPLDDPEGIKSPIGKVFQLNGSILLLGVSHSANTMIHLAESLSNVPYRIASDMPVLRDGKVEKVSVPLINHCCQNFNKIEPLLKSSNLLSIHQIGNGMAQLMKAKDVVETACEQLNKNRYYFLCESDCDECMQARAYVAN, encoded by the coding sequence ATGCTGACAAAAGAAAAGCTTAAGCAAGCGTTTAAGGGAATGGGAATAAAAGAAGGAATGGTACTTGCTGTTCATACATCACTAGGAAGTGTTGGTTACATTGAAGGTGGGCCAATAATAGTGATAGAAAGTTTATTAAAGATTTTAGGAGACGATGGTACATTAGTTATGCCATCTATGACGAGTGGTGAGGAAGTTTTTGATCCTAAAAAGACACCTACTGATGAGATGGGGATTGTAGCAGAAACATTTTGGAAAATGCCTTTAGTGAAGAGAAGTTCACATCCGAATAGCTCTTTTGCTGCTAAAGGAAAATACGCTGAGGAAATAATATCAGAACAACCCTTAGATGATCCTGAAGGTATTAAAAGCCCGATTGGAAAGGTTTTTCAGCTGAATGGAAGTATTCTATTACTTGGTGTTTCTCACAGTGCCAATACGATGATCCATCTGGCCGAATCATTAAGCAATGTTCCATATAGAATTGCCTCCGATATGCCCGTTCTTAGAGATGGGAAGGTAGAAAAAGTCTCCGTTCCGCTAATCAATCATTGCTGTCAAAACTTTAATAAAATAGAACCATTACTCAAAAGTAGCAACCTACTATCCATCCACCAGATCGGAAATGGTATGGCCCAATTAATGAAGGCTAAAGATGTAGTTGAAACTGCTTGTGAACAACTAAATAAGAATAGGTATTACTTTCTTTGCGAAAGCGACTGTGACGAATGTATGCAAGCGAGAGCATATGTCGCTAATTAA